ACAAATATTCCATGTACCAGGACTCAAGCCTGGAGTGAAATTTTGGTTATGGTGCGACACCAAAAGGCAGTATGCTCGACGTGCCGTCGTCGGAAGAGCAGATGCGATGGAGGCATTCCACGTTGCTCCGCCTGCGCCGCTAGCTCTTCTACCTGCCGTTATGAGAAAGCACCATCCATCGCTTATGTGCGTTGCTTGCAGTCCCGGATCCATGATTTGGAGGCAAAGTTGGAAAACGCAGAAaccgcttcttctccgccttcttctcttcttgaaaCTTCGGCCTTCACCAACCAAGACGACAATTCCATTTCTTTAAATGCCCGGGGAGCCGTCATCTACCACAATCAAACGTCGGCCATCCACGAAGATCCACCTGATGCTTCCCATCAATCACCAGACTCTGCACCTCAACCCTCCACATCAGCAGCCGCGGAGAAAACCACCAGTGACACTAGACGTCACCTTGTTGCAAATGCTGCGGCTCAGAAGGATCTCGAATTGCTTACTTTGAATGCTACATCGCCACAGGCTGATGTGCCTCCAGAGATCTCTAATGTCCTTTTAAGGCTGCATTGGTGTTGGTTACACCCGAGCTTCTTGTTCGTCTATCGCCCGGCCTTTACAAGAGATTTGCTGCAATCAGCTCTGCAAGTTCATGACACCACATACTGCTCTGCTACCTTGTTCAAGGTTCTATGCGCTCACAGCTGTCGCTTTATTCGTGACCCGGAAGCTTTGTGGAGCTCTGAAAAGCAAAATGAAAACTTCACTCAGCTCTGCAATCGGCTCATGACGGAGGCAAAAGCACTCCTAGCCATGGAAACGCTAAAGCAACCTTCAATACCTACAATCCAAGCACTGTTGCAACAATCTGCTCGTGATATTGCTTGTGGTcaatcatcatcttcctggcTCTATTCCGGCATGGCCTTTCGCATGGCGATTGATCTTGGACTACATGTTTCCCCCGATATATTACAACGCCACTCTCCTACCCTTTCGACAGAAGATGTCGAAATCAGAAAACGCCTGTTCTGGAGCCTGTACTCATGGGACAAGCACATTAGTCTCTACTTGGGGCGAATGCCTAACTTTGTAACGGGTTCCGAAAGTGTCTCACTTGAGTTCCTTGACGATTTCACGGATAACGACCCATGGGAGCCCTTCTATGGACCCAATCCAGCTTCCAACGAGCTTCCAGCGTATCCAGCGGTTCCGGGCCACATAGTATCTTGCTTCACACAATTATGCAAGCTCTGTAAGCTGATATCGCAGATGTTGTTGAATCTGTATAGCTCAAGCTCCGTCAGCGACACTCAGTCATCACCCAGCGCTCGGGCGGCAGCATTCGTGCACATAGATCGAAAGCTGCAGGAGTGGCATGAGTCGTTGCCATCGTTTCTGCACATTTCCCCAGACAACATTCCTGAGCTGAGTCCTCCCCCACACATCACATCACTCAATTTGATGTACCATACCACCCTTATTCTGCTGCATAGACCGCTTGTCTCCAGTGGGCAAGCCCTCTCCTCCGACGCATCCCGGAAAAGCTGGGAGATATGTCGAtcagcgacgacgacgatataCCATCTTCTGCAAATGTATATCAAGACGTTTGGCTTTCATCATATCACGTACATGAACAGCTACTGTACATACACAGCGGCGACGACTGCCGTATACCAACTGGAAACCTCCGACTTCAGGCCAGATCATGATCATACGAACGAAGCAGTATGGACAGAATTGAGGTTCCTGCTTGACATTCTCCAACGCACATCTTCTGCCATGCCCGGTTTGAATCGAAGCATCGACATAATTCGAACGCGGATCAAGAGAATACTTGATCGTCAAGCAGCCAGACAGCTTGAATCCCTTTTCCCAGCCCAGACACAGTCGGTCGGGCACACGAGCCGGCGAGCTGCTCATGAGGCACCGGCACCGGACAGGGAAAACGAGAGAAATCCGGCATACAATGACCCGAAGTCAACGTCAGTAGACAACGCCCCCAGATTCCCAGGAAGCGAAGACGCGCTGGTAGATGATCCAAATGGCTTGGATGTCTGGCTCCCGGCATTCCCAGGACAAGACGTTTCCTACGGGGCAGAGGTTATGCTTGATTTGAGAGATGTTGTTACTCCAGAGACACGATCTGCCCTCATGGGATCGAATTTGGACCCGCATATGCAGCTGAATGCTCCGATACCCCAATACCCTCAATTCGGCTACGATTCCTTCGGCGAtgcctctttctctccattGCCTCCAGGTGAAGGCATGTGACTGTTGCTTTCATCACTGGCCGTCTACACTTCATTTGCTGAACTCTGAAGCTTGCATAATACAGCTTccttataattattttttcgTTTTTTAGATCCAAATCACGAACTGTTCTCTCACCTCGCCAGCTGCTAGaggatccagatcttctAACACTGCCACGATACAATACTACACAAACGCTCTACTACTCAGTGCACCATCCAAATGCCACAACGAGGACAGCATCATCTAAGGATTACATTGACCTACGCAGTTCTCCCAAATCTGACCGATACACAGGGAGAATGAGAATACTTCCAGGAACGTCAAATCAGCGATAGGTTGAATTGTATAGGATGCATACTCCATGCTTTGCCGACGGAGCTCAGAATAAGGCAACTAGCGTAAGAGGTTGACTTGGATACGAGCACACATATTATATCCTGCACCTTGAGAGACACGACCACAACTCCTCGCGAGCCACACACGGACCCATACTTAAATGCGCAGGGCTCCAGACTTGCTGCACCCCATCAACTGAGACTCGGAGAATTAGAATGCCAGCTGCGACAGATTGAGTGGGGGGTGCCTTACCGGTACACGGCGTCCACATGGGATTCCGGTATAGATCAGGAGCAGGCCGAGCACTTTTTGATGGGGAAGGCATTTCCGACCTGTGACTCTGGCCACGGCTGCGCGCAGTTTCTACCGCAGGGATGTGGTTCACTCAAATCCTCTTCGTGGCCGCATGCATACTTTGTGGTGGTAACCCAATAAGAGCACATTGTTAAATATCTTGATAGTAAAATATCCCGATAGAGCGATGCAAGGCGTATAGAAGTGTGGAATAACCAGAATCAAAGATGAGACCGTCATGCTGTATTTATAGGGATGGAGCTGGTAGTAAGCCCTGTCGTGGAACCCCGCAGAACGGTAGGACATTGCATAGTGAGGGGGACTATAAGAAGTATCCAATTCTTTCGATCCACGTAGGAAGATTGAAAAGGACTAGCAGGGGAGCCCTACCAATTGACTCCAAAGTTCAGTACACTAACTCGATGACAGGTTGTGATAACATCCCATTCGAGGTAATGAAGCCGTGGCAGAAGGCAACCAATCGTAGCTCTAGAGTCTCATCAAAATGTGCCTCTTTCGTGTCAAGAGCCGCATCTGAATACGTGGGGATCGTTGTACCCAACCAATTTGGCATATACGCCAAGGTAGGCATACTCCGTATAACCCAATATAAAAGAAGGGCTTATTGCCACAAGTGGCTTTATGGTCGAATGCAGAATTCGATTTCACGGTATTCTATTGGATAAATACTATTCAAACTTGACTGCCGAATATGTGTGATGGAAGTGCTGGTTATTATTGGCCAGCACAGCTCTGACGTGGCACTGCAGGACACGGACGGGgcgcaaggctgaggctgaggctgaccTGGTCGGAGAACCTGCTGAGCTGCTCAAACCTCCAAAGTGGATTCCCAATCGCGACTTGCTCCTGTTATGCTCTTACAAGCGCCGGTATACGAGAACGTGGTGTGTACGTAGGCGGCCACCATGGCGACGAATCGTCTTCATCAGGATTATACCGTCGCTTGGCTCTGTGCCTTGCCCTGCGAGATGGCTGCCGCAGAAGCCATGCTGGACGAGAAACACTTTGACCTACCAACTGCGACGGGAGATGATAATACCTATATTTTGGGTCGGGTATACAGCCATAATGTTGTGATTGCGTGCTGCCGATCCGGTGTTTATGGCACGACGTCAGCATCGACATGCGCAACACAACTGCAAGCAACGTTCAAGTCGATCCGGTTCTTTTTACTTGTCGGCATCGGAGGAGGAGCCCCGACTGACAAGGCCGATATTCGACTTGGCGATGTGGTGGTAAGCAGGCCGACCAGGGAATTTGGAGGCGTGGTACAATACGATTATGGTAAGACGATAAGCGGCGGTCGCTTTGTGCGTACTGGACTGCTGAACAAGCCACGATCGGTGCTATTGACGGCCATCGCTAGACTGGAAGCAGCACATAAGGCGGCACCAAGCAAGATCCCTGCTACATTGGCGGAGATGGTAGAGAGAAATCCCGGCATGGGGAGGTTCACATACAAAGGCAAAGACCGGGATATCTTGTTTGATTCGGAATATGACCACTGTGAGGAGAATGATACTTGTGATGACTGCGATACTCAAAGGGCCGTGGTTAGACCTGATCGAATGGATTGTGAGCCTGTTGTCCACTACGGGCTCATTGCGTCTGGCAATCAAGTAATAAAGCACGCCCAAACAAGAGACAGGCTAGCGCAGGAACTTGGAATCCTATGCTTTGAAATGGAGGCCGCCGGGGTGATGGACGACTTTCAGTGCCTCGTGGTTCGAGGAATTTGTGACTACTCAGACTCGCATAAGAACAAACAGTGGCAGGAATATGCGGCAGCAACTGCGGCAGCCTTTGCGAAAGAGCTTCTTTCTGTGGTCCACGCAGTTCAGGTTTTGGACACACCATTACTAAAGTCAGACGGTACGTCACTGCTGGAGATGATAGGAATGTCTGGCTTTCATGCGCCTAACAGCCCAATTCTCAGCATTGTATTACCGTGCAAGTCCTCCATCTGGGAAGACGTATGCCCTAGATAGGCTTGTGCCTCAAGACGGTAGGTGCGGCGCAAGTGTGTTTAAGATGGCATGTACCGATGATATGGTATAGACGCTTCAGATTTTGAATTGATGATTCATCGGATATCGGATTACGACGAGAAAAGAGTGCATAGAAGGCTCCTGCAGAAACGGCTTGTGGGTACTACGCGGTGGTTCCTTGATAATACAGATTTCAAGGCCTGGTTCAGTGAGAGAACTGTTTCTGCGTTGTGGTGCTCGGGGAAAAGTAAGCATTGTCGCCAGTTGCATCAAGGTACGATACTGACCAAATGCCCCTGTTTGCAGTTGGCTCGGGCAAAACAATAATAGCGTTGGTTTCTTGGTTCCCTCGTTCGAGATTTTAGGTAACATTCAGCAGGTCCACAGCTGTAGAGGCTGCTGTGTATCGGAATCCTGAATGCTGTTCTCCCACAATTTGGTTCTACTGCGAGGCTGAGCATCGTGGAACACTGGAAGACGTATATATCCTGTCCAGCTTCATCAAACAGCTTTGCGAATTCTTGCGTCTGATGGGCGCGCCGTGTCCGCAAGATATAACAACCGAAATTCGGAAATTCTTTGGCGCTGAACGGATCCACCCGGACTTGAGAGACCTGGAGCATATCTTTAGGTTGCTTTTCGAGCTCCTGCCAGACACAGTCTATATAATTGATGGCCTAGACGCCTTGGATCAGAAGCACAGCAAATCTCTTCTGCAGTTTGTCCAATCGCTATTTCGCTCTATTAAGAACCCTAGAGGACCCCGGATCTTGCTGTTCAGCAGGGATCAAGTTCCAGGATACATAAACATGGCCACATTCATACCTGGCATTCGTCGGATTTCGACATCGAAAAATGTCATGCGAGACATCAAGGTCTACCTTGACACCAGCATCACGGATAAGAGCTTGTGCAGAAGACTCACTGACAACGTCGAGTTACTTGAGAAAGTTAGGCAAACCCTTCTAACCAAGTCCTTAGGAATGTAGGGTGCCAGAATTCTGTTACTGGATGTGTGAACTCCTTGCTGATGGTTGTTTAGGTTTCTTTGGGTGCACCTGGTCCTGGAAATTCTCTGGGATACTTGCCACACAGATGCAGAAATACGCTCAGCGTTGGCCACATTGCCCAAAGGACTTGAAGAGGTATATAGCCGCTGCTTGGATAGAATAACGTTCCGCGAGAGCTATGCACCGCTGGTGCTCAAGTGGGTTAGCTTTGCCACCAGGCCCCTACATATCGAGGAATTAAGAGAGGCTGTCTCGTTCGGGTTAGAGGACACACGGTGGAACGAAGAGACAAAGCCGCAGAAGGATGTTTTACTGGGCTGCTGTGCGAACCTTGTTATTGTGGACCGCGCAGATGAGTGTGTGCGCTTCGCACATTCGTCGGTACAGCAATACCTCGAGAAGCGCCTCGAACAAGATGGCGATTCAAACAGCGATCTCGCGTACCCAACTATAGAAAGGGGCAGTCTAGAATGCGGAGAATTGTGCGTTGCGTACCTCTCATTCTCAGACTTCAGCCTCCAGGTAAGGGAGTATTCAACGGAAGGAACAACAATCCCAGCCCCGTCTCCAGCATCAATAGCACAGCAGGTTCTTTCTCGTCATCCACGCACCAGACGTCTTTTCTCACGACTTTTGCCTGAAAAGAGTGAGACTCCTATAACCTTTCACGCCGTTCGCACGCGGTCAACTCCGGATTGGGGACGCTACAAGTTCCTCAATTACGCTGTCACAAACTGGGCAATACACACAAAGAAAATAACCGATACGTCTCTGGTTTGGGGGAAATTCATGACACTTGCCACATGTTTCAATGAAACTTGGAACTTTCACCCCTGGGTGGCTGGTGGCCGCTCAAATGAATCGCGTATCCACGGGCTTTTCAGCTGGGCAGTCAAAGAGCAACACGAGCCCTTGCTGTCAATTGCTATGGCTGCGGGAGAATCATACCATCGCATCTGCAATCTCCCCCTGATTGGCGAAAGACTTCCGGCCCTTCATGTCTCTTCGAAACTGGGCTATACGGCCGTAGCGAGGGCTCTACGAGATTCTTGCAAACTCAATATGCCAGACTGGGAAGGCCGTACGGCTCTACACCACGCAGCCAGTAGAGGGCACACTGAAATCTGTCACCTACTTCTAGACAAAGAGGGTATGAAGGTAGATACTGTAGGGCAGGCCCAATGTACACCACTGTGgctcgccgccagcaatgGGCACGTGGATGTCGCTCGCGTGCTTATACAGAACACATCGAATGCTGAAGTCAAAGAAAATACCACTCGCCAGAGCCCTCTTTCCGTGGCCGCACGAAACGGGCATCTTGCAATGGtcgactttcttcttcagataGGGACTGACTTAGAGTCAAAAGACGGTTTTGGTCGAACACCTCTACTGTGGGCTGTTCTTAACGGACGGGAGGAGGTAACAAAACTACTTCTTAAGCGCGCCGACTTGGAGGTTAAGGATGATAGAGGCTGGGCACCACTATCCACGGCTGCAGCACACGGGTATGGGGCGATAGTGAGTCTATTACTCGATAGGGGCTCTGATAAGGAGGCTTCTGGTACAGGTCAAACACCACTGTCAGAGGCTACAAGAAATGGACAAAAGGCTATAGTAAAACTACTGCTTGACAGAGGCGCTCATATAGAGTCGCGGGGCGTAAATGGTGAAACCCCTCTGGCATGGGCTGCAGCATCCGGATATAAGGAGGCAGCAAAGTTGCTGCTTACCAGGGGCGCTAAAATCGAGGCAAAGGATACTACAGGAAAAACACCATTACTATTTGCTGCATCACAGGGCCACCCAACTCTAATTCAGCTGCTGGCCCATAATCGTGCTAACTTGGAGGCCACAGATAATACCGGCCGTACACCCCTATCATGGGCCGCTGGCAACGGGAATGACGCAGAAGTAGCTCTGCTGCTTGAGCTGGGTGCTGACGCGGAGCATAAAGACGCTGCAAACCGGACACCACTGTCATGGGCGGAACAGCAGGGAAAACATACAGTAGCAAAGGCCCTTCGGCGCATGGCCGGTGGAGTTATTACTTGAGACTGGGCAGAAGAGTCCATAGGACGATGGCCAGTCTCGTCGTAACGTCTAGAATACCTACAtgcgccctcgtcctcgcgGTAAATTACGAAAATGTATTGCTTGGATATACACAAAACCTATTCTTCGATCAAACTCAAACAGCCTATGACCTCCTTATAGCTGTAATATATCCTTTTTTACATTGATTTCTTTCGGACTCATAAATTGAATTCATTCTTTCAGGTGTGATTGACAGACATGCAAAGCCCACAAAGTCCTCATAACATGATCTCCTCCTTGCGCCTTCTGATGGAAATTTTCGCCATATAATCAGCGTTCGCGGAGAGCCCAGACCGTCTCACACTCGGTTCCGCAGCCCCAGGTGCCAACTTAAAGTCGTACTTCAGCAAGATATGTGCAAGTGCAATCTTGACCTCATTAGCTGCAAAGAAACGCCCAGGACAGGCATGGTTGCCGTATCCGAACCCAAGATGCTCGGGCGAGGGTGAAACCAGCTGGGCGGATGTTTCATGGCCAGGCGTCTCGCGCAGCTTCAGGAATCGATAGGGATCGAAGGTCTCGGGGTCGGGATATACGCTTGGGTCCCACATGCTCTCGCCGGATACGAGGGTGGTTGTTCCCTTGGGCAGGAGAGTTCCATCGGAGAGCTGCACGTCCTCTGTTACGAGTCGTCTCATGGACGCTGTCGTGGTTTATAGGTTAGACCTTCTATCGGGCTTGACATGTTTGGAGAGGAGATGGCTCACCAATAGCAATGGGCTTCAGCCGTTGACTTTCCTTCAGGACACTGTCCATTAGTTTCAGTTT
This is a stretch of genomic DNA from Aspergillus puulaauensis MK2 DNA, chromosome 8, nearly complete sequence. It encodes these proteins:
- a CDS encoding ankyrin repeat domain-containing protein (COG:M;~EggNog:ENOG410PF7T;~InterPro:IPR002110,IPR036770,IPR020683;~PFAM:PF12796,PF00023,PF13637,PF13606;~go_function: GO:0005515 - protein binding [Evidence IEA]) is translated as MGAPCPQDITTEIRKFFGAERIHPDLRDLEHIFRLLFELLPDTVYIIDGLDALDQKHSKSLLQFVQSLFRSIKNPRGPRILLFSRDQVPGYINMATFIPGIRRISTSKNVMRDIKVYLDTSITDKSLCRRLTDNVELLEKVRQTLLTKSLGMFLWVHLVLEILWDTCHTDAEIRSALATLPKGLEEVYSRCLDRITFRESYAPLVLKWVSFATRPLHIEELREAVSFGLEDTRWNEETKPQKDVLLGCCANLVIVDRADECVRFAHSSVQQYLEKRLEQDGDSNSDLAYPTIERGSLECGELCVAYLSFSDFSLQVREYSTEGTTIPAPSPASIAQQVLSRHPRTRRLFSRLLPEKSETPITFHAVRTRSTPDWGRYKFLNYAVTNWAIHTKKITDTSLVWGKFMTLATCFNETWNFHPWVAGGRSNESRIHGLFSWAVKEQHEPLLSIAMAAGESYHRICNLPLIGERLPALHVSSKLGYTAVARALRDSCKLNMPDWEGRTALHHAASRGHTEICHLLLDKEGMKVDTVGQAQCTPLWLAASNGHVDVARVLIQNTSNAEVKENTTRQSPLSVAARNGHLAMVDFLLQIGTDLESKDGFGRTPLLWAVLNGREEVTKLLLKRADLEVKDDRGWAPLSTAAAHGYGAIVSLLLDRGSDKEASGTGQTPLSEATRNGQKAIVKLLLDRGAHIESRGVNGETPLAWAAASGYKEAAKLLLTRGAKIEAKDTTGKTPLLFAASQGHPTLIQLLAHNRANLEATDNTGRTPLSWAAGNGNDAEVALLLELGADAEHKDAANRTPLSWAEQQGKHTVAKALRRMAGGVIT
- a CDS encoding Zn(II)2Cys6 transcription factor (COG:S;~EggNog:ENOG410PGDR;~InterPro:IPR036864,IPR007219,IPR001138;~PFAM:PF00172,PF04082;~go_function: GO:0000981 - DNA-binding transcription factor activity, RNA polymerase II-specific [Evidence IEA];~go_function: GO:0003677 - DNA binding [Evidence IEA];~go_function: GO:0008270 - zinc ion binding [Evidence IEA];~go_process: GO:0006351 - transcription, DNA-templated [Evidence IEA];~go_process: GO:0006355 - regulation of transcription, DNA-templated [Evidence IEA]); this translates as MVRHQKAVCSTCRRRKSRCDGGIPRCSACAASSSTCRYEKAPSIAYVRCLQSRIHDLEAKLENAETASSPPSSLLETSAFTNQDDNSISLNARGAVIYHNQTSAIHEDPPDASHQSPDSAPQPSTSAAAEKTTSDTRRHLVANAAAQKDLELLTLNATSPQADVPPEISNVLLRLHWCWLHPSFLFVYRPAFTRDLLQSALQVHDTTYCSATLFKVLCAHSCRFIRDPEALWSSEKQNENFTQLCNRLMTEAKALLAMETLKQPSIPTIQALLQQSARDIACGQSSSSWLYSGMAFRMAIDLGLHVSPDILQRHSPTLSTEDVEIRKRLFWSLYSWDKHISLYLGRMPNFVTGSESVSLEFLDDFTDNDPWEPFYGPNPASNELPAYPAVPGHIVSCFTQLCKLCKLISQMLLNLYSSSSVSDTQSSPSARAAAFVHIDRKLQEWHESLPSFLHISPDNIPELSPPPHITSLNLMYHTTLILLHRPLVSSGQALSSDASRKSWEICRSATTTIYHLLQMYIKTFGFHHITYMNSYCTYTAATTAVYQLETSDFRPDHDHTNEAVWTELRFLLDILQRTSSAMPGLNRSIDIIRTRIKRILDRQAARQLESLFPAQTQSVGHTSRRAAHEAPAPDRENERNPAYNDPKSTSVDNAPRFPGSEDALVDDPNGLDVWLPAFPGQDVSYGAEVMLDLRDVVTPETRSALMGSNLDPHMQLNAPIPQYPQFGYDSFGDASFSPLPPGEGM
- a CDS encoding uncharacterized protein (COG:M;~EggNog:ENOG410PF7T;~InterPro:IPR000845,IPR035994;~PFAM:PF01048;~go_function: GO:0003824 - catalytic activity [Evidence IEA];~go_process: GO:0009116 - nucleoside metabolic process [Evidence IEA]) — protein: MATNRLHQDYTVAWLCALPCEMAAAEAMLDEKHFDLPTATGDDNTYILGRVYSHNVVIACCRSGVYGTTSASTCATQLQATFKSIRFFLLVGIGGGAPTDKADIRLGDVVVSRPTREFGGVVQYDYGKTISGGRFVRTGLLNKPRSVLLTAIARLEAAHKAAPSKIPATLAEMVERNPGMGRFTYKGKDRDILFDSEYDHCEENDTCDDCDTQRAVVRPDRMDCEPVVHYGLIASGNQVIKHAQTRDRLAQELGILCFEMEAAGVMDDFQCLVVRGICDYSDSHKNKQWQEYAAATAAAFAKELLSVVHAVQVLDTPLLKSDALYYRASPPSGKTYALDRLVPQDDASDFELMIHRISDYDEKRVHRRLLQKRLVGTTRWFLDNTDFKAWFSERTVSALWCSGKIGSGKTIIALVSWFPRSRF